A single Vigna radiata var. radiata cultivar VC1973A chromosome 8, Vradiata_ver6, whole genome shotgun sequence DNA region contains:
- the LOC106770464 gene encoding uncharacterized protein LOC106770464 → MGHSCSSSTCNECGRKHLRSISSRGDGSWNRNDGSIICHCGESCVLRTAKTVKNRGKKFWGCPRYKVGGENGGCNYFRWCTDWGIEETVSCEVLEANVEIERDKRIASVQRALMGVQNWLKILVRVVFVMNIVIIAMLMGRA, encoded by the coding sequence ATGGGTCATTCTTGTTCGTCATCCACTTGCAATGAGTGTGGAAGAAAGCATTTGCGCTCTATCAGCTCTCGTGGAGATGGAAGCTGGAACAGAAATGATGGTTCGATCATATGCCATTGTGGAGAAAGCTGTGTGTTGAGGACTGCAAAAACTGTTAAGAATCGAGGCAAAAAGTTTTGGGGTTGCCCTAGGTATAAGGTTGGAGGTGAAAATGGTGGATGCAACTACTTTAGATGGTGCACTGATTGGGGAATTGAAGAAACTGTTAGCTGTGAGGTGTTGGAAGCAAATGTTGAAATTGAAAGGGATAAGAGGATAGCTTCTGTGCAAAGAGCTTTGATGGGTGTTCAAAATTGGTTGAAAATTTTGGTTAGGGTTGTATTTGTAATGAACATCGTTATCATTGCAATGTTGATGGGTAGGGCTTGA